The following proteins are encoded in a genomic region of Nocardioides sp. cx-173:
- a CDS encoding glycosyl hydrolase family 18 protein has translation MTRHRSLPLAAALTAALLTTALPTASAADEPAVTGFALGSASDRLVGREAHALTTLTVAGVSITADGRRVLRPDAGTRRLAGTAERRGLRGELIVSNYSNRLGAFDRRAASRLLGSRANIERVARRLAGFVAAQGWDGVNVDLELVPRHRAGGLVRLVRRLQALMPEEKSVSIDVSASTSLAAYRAHGYRLAALADAADVIVLMAYDYHGPTWSGPGPIGPLRWQRQAIRAARQAVPAGQLDLGVAGYGYTWPRRGTGRTVTVAGARRLVRKDGARAVWHPAYGEWSARLSDGTVLWWSDRRSWRLRARLADDLDLHGLALWRLGSADPLP, from the coding sequence ATGACTCGGCATCGCTCGCTTCCGTTGGCCGCAGCGCTCACAGCCGCACTGCTCACCACCGCGCTGCCCACGGCCTCCGCAGCCGACGAGCCCGCCGTCACCGGCTTCGCGCTGGGCAGCGCCAGCGACCGGCTCGTCGGCCGCGAGGCGCACGCGCTCACCACCCTGACGGTGGCCGGGGTCAGCATCACCGCCGACGGACGGCGCGTGCTGCGCCCGGACGCCGGCACCCGCCGTCTCGCGGGCACCGCCGAGCGCCGCGGGCTGCGCGGCGAGCTGATCGTCAGCAACTACAGCAACCGGCTCGGCGCCTTCGACCGCCGCGCTGCGAGCCGGCTGCTCGGCAGCCGCGCCAACATCGAGCGGGTGGCGCGGCGACTGGCCGGCTTCGTGGCCGCGCAGGGCTGGGACGGCGTCAACGTCGACCTGGAGCTGGTGCCGCGCCACCGCGCCGGCGGGCTGGTCCGGCTGGTGCGGCGGCTCCAGGCGCTGATGCCCGAGGAGAAGAGCGTCTCGATCGACGTGAGCGCGTCGACCAGCCTGGCGGCGTACCGGGCGCACGGCTACCGACTCGCGGCCCTCGCCGACGCGGCCGACGTGATCGTGCTGATGGCCTACGACTACCACGGCCCGACCTGGTCCGGGCCGGGTCCGATCGGCCCACTGCGCTGGCAGCGCCAGGCAATCCGCGCCGCGCGCCAGGCCGTGCCCGCGGGGCAGCTGGACCTCGGCGTCGCCGGCTACGGCTACACGTGGCCGCGCCGCGGCACCGGCCGCACGGTCACCGTCGCCGGAGCGCGACGACTGGTCCGGAAGGACGGCGCCCGCGCGGTCTGGCACCCGGCCTACGGCGAGTGGTCGGCCCGGCTGTCTGACGGCACCGTGCTGTGGTGGTCCGACCGCCGCTCCTGGCGGCTGCGGGCCCGACTCGCCGACGACCTCGACCTGCATGGGTTGGCGCTCTGGCGCCTCGGCTCGGCCGACCCGCTGCCGTAG
- a CDS encoding NUDIX domain-containing protein: MHRFSSIVLVDRRGRVLLQERDSRPRYDPDRWGYPGGAVEPGEDYEQAAYRELEEETGVRLAPGTLELVGEFHFWSEPCGETDEFCLYAAGTDLTEVACHEGRQMVFVDPAVALDLDLTASARHTLSDFLASAMYERVAP; the protein is encoded by the coding sequence GTGCACCGCTTCTCGAGCATCGTCCTGGTAGACCGTCGCGGTCGAGTCCTGCTGCAGGAGCGCGACTCCCGTCCCCGATACGACCCCGACCGCTGGGGCTATCCCGGCGGCGCGGTGGAGCCGGGGGAGGACTACGAGCAGGCGGCGTACCGCGAGCTGGAGGAGGAGACCGGCGTGCGCCTGGCACCGGGCACGCTGGAGCTGGTGGGGGAGTTCCATTTCTGGAGCGAGCCCTGCGGGGAGACCGACGAGTTCTGCCTCTACGCCGCCGGGACCGACCTCACCGAGGTGGCGTGCCACGAGGGCCGGCAGATGGTCTTCGTCGACCCGGCGGTCGCGCTCGACCTGGACCTGACGGCGTCGGCGCGCCACACGCTGAGTGACTTCCTCGCCTCCGCCATGTACGAGAGGGTGGCGCCATGA
- a CDS encoding HAD family hydrolase produces the protein MPSSTPVVPVHAVRHVLFDADGVIQVLPGGWYAAVEPFLGDRAREFLHAAWRDERPTLSGQGDFLPLLAAALAEHGVAEPAEVVHRAVWQRIERIEETFALIHALRRNGYGVHLGTNQERRRAEHMRTALGYDELFDVSCYSYDLGLTKPDPAFFIEAARRIGANPSAILFVDDGLANVEGARAAGLEAVHWEHTQGPAVLVDLLAEHGVDAHPPAR, from the coding sequence ATGCCGTCCAGCACCCCCGTCGTCCCCGTCCACGCGGTCCGGCACGTGCTCTTCGACGCCGACGGCGTCATCCAGGTGCTGCCCGGCGGCTGGTACGCCGCCGTGGAGCCGTTCCTCGGCGACCGGGCGCGGGAGTTCCTGCACGCGGCGTGGCGTGACGAGCGGCCCACGCTCTCCGGCCAGGGCGACTTCCTGCCCCTGCTGGCAGCCGCCCTGGCCGAGCACGGCGTCGCCGAGCCGGCCGAGGTCGTCCACCGCGCCGTCTGGCAGCGCATCGAACGGATCGAGGAGACCTTCGCGCTCATCCACGCGCTGCGTCGCAACGGCTACGGCGTCCACCTCGGGACCAACCAGGAGCGGCGCCGCGCAGAGCACATGCGCACCGCGCTGGGCTACGACGAGCTCTTCGACGTCAGCTGCTACTCCTACGACCTGGGGCTCACCAAGCCCGACCCGGCCTTCTTCATCGAGGCCGCCCGCCGGATCGGAGCAAACCCCTCCGCCATCCTCTTCGTCGACGACGGCCTCGCCAACGTCGAGGGTGCCCGCGCTGCCGGCCTCGAGGCGGTGCACTGGGAGCACACGCAGGGACCTGCGGTCCTCGTGGACCTACTGGCCGAGCACGGCGTCGACGCGCACCCGCCCGCCCGCTGA
- a CDS encoding SMP-30/gluconolactonase/LRE family protein: protein MTSTFTVIPVPGHGAEDVVVATSGPDEGAVFTGTEDGAILRVSPDGQQVERVAHTGGRPLGIELDLDGRLVVCDARRGLLRVDPASGAVETVTDSVGGAPMRFCNNAAVASDGTVWFSDSSTRYGIERWKDDFLQNTRTGRLLRLTTDGTVEVVLDGLAFANGVALSAAEDFVCVAESGARTVVRRWLTGNRAGMRDLLCSGLPGYPDNIARGSDGLIWVTIGSPVDPLVERLQSGPMALRKLATRIPERLQPKPKQTVRVQAYDDAGKLVHDLDVTPGEHGASYHMVTGVREHDGRVWMGSLHEPAIAVLDR from the coding sequence ATGACCTCGACCTTCACCGTCATCCCCGTCCCCGGCCACGGAGCGGAGGACGTCGTGGTCGCCACGAGCGGCCCCGACGAGGGGGCGGTGTTCACCGGCACCGAGGACGGCGCGATCCTCCGGGTCAGCCCCGACGGGCAGCAGGTCGAACGCGTCGCCCACACCGGCGGCCGCCCGCTCGGCATCGAGCTCGACCTCGACGGCCGGCTCGTGGTCTGCGACGCCCGCCGTGGCCTGCTGCGGGTCGATCCGGCCAGCGGGGCGGTCGAGACGGTCACCGACAGCGTGGGTGGCGCCCCGATGAGGTTCTGCAACAACGCCGCGGTGGCCTCGGACGGCACGGTGTGGTTCAGCGACTCCTCGACGCGCTACGGCATCGAGCGCTGGAAGGACGACTTCCTCCAGAACACCCGCACGGGGCGGCTGCTGAGGCTCACCACCGACGGCACCGTCGAGGTGGTGCTCGACGGGCTGGCCTTCGCCAACGGCGTGGCGCTGTCGGCCGCGGAGGACTTCGTCTGCGTCGCCGAGTCCGGGGCGCGCACCGTCGTACGCCGCTGGCTCACCGGCAACCGCGCCGGCATGCGCGACCTGCTCTGCTCGGGGCTGCCGGGCTACCCCGACAACATCGCCCGGGGCAGCGACGGGCTGATCTGGGTGACGATCGGAAGCCCGGTCGACCCGCTCGTCGAGCGCCTCCAGAGCGGACCCATGGCCTTGCGCAAGCTGGCGACCAGGATCCCGGAGCGGCTGCAGCCCAAGCCGAAGCAGACCGTGCGCGTGCAGGCCTACGACGACGCAGGCAAGCTGGTGCACGACCTCGACGTGACGCCGGGCGAGCACGGGGCGTCGTACCACATGGTCACGGGCGTGCGAGAGCACGACGGCCGGGTCTGGATGGGCAGTCTGCACGAGCCGGCCATCGCCGTGCTGGATCGTTGA